The Verrucomicrobium spinosum DSM 4136 = JCM 18804 genome includes a region encoding these proteins:
- a CDS encoding M15 family metallopeptidase, whose protein sequence is MTLDQIIREVQRELRVVQDGKPGPGTWSAIHERIVPRVVPTVVTGGRVDDRSERMIATLVPEVRGYARTLVQRAAAMGVEIKVISGTRTYEAQDALYAQGRTAPGSIVTKARGGYSNHNFGIAFDIGVFEGTEYIGESPKYAAVAAIAKDLGLEWGGDWKSIQDQPHFQLRPVWALGMKESVMLAQLRARVAAGKPIFDGP, encoded by the coding sequence ATGACGCTGGATCAAATCATCAGAGAGGTGCAACGTGAGTTGCGTGTCGTGCAAGACGGGAAGCCTGGGCCTGGGACGTGGTCGGCCATTCATGAGCGCATTGTCCCCCGGGTGGTGCCTACTGTGGTCACTGGCGGTCGGGTGGATGATCGTAGCGAGCGAATGATTGCTACCCTTGTTCCGGAGGTCAGGGGGTACGCTCGAACGCTGGTGCAGCGTGCTGCGGCCATGGGGGTCGAGATCAAGGTCATCAGTGGCACGCGGACCTACGAGGCTCAGGATGCCTTGTACGCGCAAGGCAGGACGGCTCCGGGCTCGATTGTGACAAAGGCCCGGGGTGGCTACTCGAATCACAATTTCGGCATAGCGTTCGATATTGGTGTCTTTGAGGGTACCGAATACATCGGGGAGAGCCCTAAATACGCGGCAGTTGCGGCTATCGCGAAAGACTTGGGTCTTGAGTGGGGTGGGGATTGGAAGAGTATCCAAGATCAACCGCATTTCCAGTTGCGCCCTGTGTGGGCGCTTGGCATGAAGGAATCAGTCATGCTTGCTCAGCTCCGGGCTCGCGTGGCGGCGGGAAAGCCGATCTTCGATGGTCCGTGA
- the tnpA gene encoding IS66 family insertion sequence element accessory protein TnpA, with product MPRYTALQRRRLVRQFQSSGLTLATFCRLHSLSVSSLCAWRRHVELQKRSSDPAPPPWLPVEVSSPPGSTAAGLPGLDYLIEAGLWRLHVPSGFGRDEVAALLELLHARQGGAPC from the coding sequence ATGCCTCGATATACAGCCCTGCAACGTCGTCGTCTAGTGCGCCAGTTTCAATCCAGCGGCCTGACCCTGGCAACTTTTTGCCGGCTTCATTCTTTGAGTGTCTCAAGCCTTTGTGCCTGGCGTCGCCATGTTGAACTTCAGAAGCGCTCCTCTGATCCTGCGCCGCCTCCATGGCTGCCGGTGGAAGTTTCCTCACCTCCGGGGAGCACTGCTGCGGGACTTCCCGGCTTGGATTATCTCATCGAAGCGGGTCTCTGGCGTCTGCACGTCCCTTCAGGCTTTGGCCGCGATGAAGTGGCCGCCCTCCTTGAACTTCTCCATGCCAGGCAGGGAGGTGCCCCATGCTAA
- a CDS encoding ISL3-like element ISVsp15 family transposase: MQDTEFYERLLGLSKPWKVTDVDMDIAAGEVRVKVTCNTTVWVGDAGQRLHVHGHEQRRWRHLDTCQFRTIIEASVPRVLDPADGKTQMVQVPWAGPRSGWTLMFEHFVVRVLLACTTLSDALRLTGLEWHQAQGIMSRAVERGLQRRKLEQVDYVGLDEKSFRRGQDYISVMTDLVAQRVLEVQPGRDTAAVLKLWELLPENTRQQVQAAAMDFGAAYAAATRQAVPHALIVYDKFHVSQMLSKAVDTVRRQEHKILMGQGDDTLKGSRYVWLRGLEKMSDAEFLNFQQLVELSLKTSRAWEHKELFAAFWEQRTAAEGAKFFARWLKRVMSSRLEPVKKAARTLKTHLQGLLNYFTHPITNALTEGLNSRIQLLKASARGFRNFDNYRIRILFFLGGLDMLPALSKSHGN, from the coding sequence ATGCAGGACACAGAGTTTTATGAGCGGTTGCTGGGCTTGAGCAAGCCTTGGAAGGTGACGGATGTCGACATGGACATAGCCGCTGGTGAAGTCCGGGTGAAGGTGACTTGCAATACCACTGTTTGGGTGGGGGATGCGGGACAACGTCTCCATGTTCACGGCCACGAACAGCGTCGCTGGCGGCATTTGGACACCTGCCAGTTTCGCACCATCATCGAAGCCTCGGTGCCCCGTGTGCTTGACCCTGCCGATGGCAAAACACAGATGGTGCAGGTTCCCTGGGCGGGGCCACGCAGCGGATGGACCCTCATGTTTGAGCACTTTGTCGTCCGGGTCCTGCTAGCTTGCACCACTCTCAGTGATGCTCTGCGTCTTACCGGGCTGGAGTGGCACCAGGCTCAAGGGATCATGAGCAGAGCCGTTGAGCGTGGCCTGCAAAGGCGCAAGCTGGAGCAGGTTGACTATGTGGGGCTGGACGAGAAGAGCTTTCGGCGGGGGCAGGACTACATCTCTGTGATGACTGACCTTGTGGCTCAGCGGGTGCTGGAGGTGCAACCCGGACGGGACACCGCCGCAGTGCTGAAGCTTTGGGAACTGTTGCCCGAAAACACCCGACAGCAGGTGCAAGCGGCGGCCATGGACTTTGGAGCGGCCTATGCAGCGGCAACGCGCCAGGCGGTGCCGCATGCGCTCATTGTCTATGACAAGTTCCATGTGAGCCAGATGTTGAGCAAGGCGGTGGACACCGTGCGACGTCAGGAACACAAGATCTTGATGGGACAGGGTGATGACACGCTCAAAGGCTCCAGATATGTCTGGCTGCGTGGACTTGAAAAGATGAGCGACGCGGAGTTTTTGAACTTCCAGCAACTGGTGGAACTCTCGTTGAAGACCTCGCGGGCGTGGGAGCACAAGGAGCTGTTTGCGGCCTTCTGGGAACAGCGCACTGCCGCAGAAGGGGCCAAGTTCTTTGCCCGATGGTTGAAGCGGGTCATGAGTTCACGTCTTGAGCCCGTCAAGAAAGCAGCGCGCACGTTGAAGACGCACCTACAGGGGTTGCTCAACTACTTTACCCACCCCATCACCAACGCGCTGACAGAAGGGCTCAACAGCCGCATTCAACTGCTCAAGGCGTCGGCACGGGGCTTTCGCAACTTCGACAACTACCGCATACGCATCCTGTTCTTCCTCGGCGGGCTCGACATGCTCCCCGCCTTGTCAAAATCCCACGGAAACTAA
- a CDS encoding UvrD-helicase domain-containing protein, protein MITEADAKILECIKERRSFLIDAGAGSGKTSSLIRALDHLRGPDRIKFLTCNQQIACITFTNVAKNEIIERTEHDPLFVVTTIHDFLWAAISPFQKELKLALQSFNASLPGRSRRKQDETELEKALKGGAEIRYSDRGANFMEGRIFHDDLLGVAHFMFRDHFMLSKVVAARFPFIFVDEYQDTDPQVISILLDHLIKTDSPPLLGFFGDKMQNIYTGGVGELSPDHQSMLVQIKKEENYRCSKAVINLLNKVRTDIRQEPAGNNLSGGAVYLNFAGIDPAVDLTRMEVQKVREKFYWELEGELKVLFLTHRLIARKARYEALWTAYSELGGFASDRFHGGEDPIAIFFLDEVESVITSWRQGKVGRTISLISDRPQPIAARLEKVRVKTALDGLIALVDGGATVEAVLKHLKATELVPLLDDLEDGISGKLTPAEAGTPEAQHQAFIAKILATPYAEVSNYCAVLQKNLPYSTKHGVKGDQFQNVLVILDDAGANWNQYAFDKLLAETDTSEARTKRSRNLFYVCCSRAKDKLIVVNMGATNQTKIEALFGATAVAM, encoded by the coding sequence ATGATCACCGAGGCAGATGCAAAGATTCTTGAATGTATAAAGGAGAGGCGAAGTTTTTTGATAGACGCCGGAGCGGGATCTGGCAAAACATCGTCCCTCATTCGCGCCTTGGATCACCTTCGTGGCCCTGATCGCATAAAATTTTTGACTTGCAATCAACAGATAGCTTGCATCACTTTCACGAACGTCGCCAAAAACGAAATTATAGAGAGAACTGAGCACGATCCTCTGTTTGTTGTCACTACCATCCACGATTTTCTCTGGGCAGCGATTAGCCCTTTTCAAAAGGAGCTGAAACTAGCACTACAGTCATTCAACGCCAGCCTCCCAGGTCGAAGCCGCCGCAAGCAGGATGAAACTGAGTTGGAGAAAGCCCTAAAGGGGGGGGCAGAGATCCGTTATTCCGATCGAGGTGCCAATTTCATGGAAGGCCGCATTTTCCATGACGACCTTCTTGGCGTAGCGCATTTCATGTTCCGCGATCATTTCATGCTTTCCAAGGTGGTGGCCGCACGCTTCCCGTTCATCTTCGTGGATGAATATCAGGACACCGATCCGCAAGTAATCTCCATCCTACTAGACCATCTCATCAAAACCGATTCGCCCCCACTTCTCGGATTCTTTGGCGATAAAATGCAAAACATTTACACGGGCGGAGTGGGCGAACTGTCGCCCGATCACCAGAGCATGCTTGTGCAGATCAAAAAGGAAGAGAACTACCGCTGCTCCAAGGCAGTGATCAATCTGCTCAATAAAGTGCGAACTGATATTAGACAAGAGCCTGCCGGTAACAATCTCTCCGGCGGGGCCGTCTATTTGAACTTCGCCGGCATTGATCCGGCCGTCGACCTGACCAGGATGGAAGTTCAGAAGGTGCGAGAAAAATTCTACTGGGAACTGGAAGGCGAGCTGAAAGTCCTTTTCCTCACCCATCGGCTCATTGCTCGGAAGGCTCGCTATGAGGCATTGTGGACCGCCTACAGCGAACTGGGCGGCTTCGCGAGCGACCGCTTTCATGGCGGTGAAGATCCGATTGCCATCTTCTTCCTCGACGAGGTTGAATCCGTGATCACCTCCTGGCGACAAGGAAAAGTTGGCCGCACCATCAGTCTAATTAGTGATCGACCCCAACCAATTGCGGCGCGACTTGAGAAAGTCCGAGTGAAGACTGCACTGGATGGTTTGATCGCATTAGTTGATGGCGGCGCAACCGTAGAAGCGGTTCTGAAACATCTCAAGGCCACCGAATTGGTGCCCCTGCTTGACGACCTCGAAGATGGAATTTCAGGAAAGCTAACGCCAGCCGAAGCCGGGACACCTGAGGCACAGCATCAAGCCTTCATTGCCAAGATACTAGCCACCCCTTATGCCGAAGTCAGTAACTATTGCGCTGTGCTTCAAAAGAATCTCCCCTATTCCACAAAGCATGGCGTAAAGGGCGATCAGTTTCAGAACGTGTTAGTCATTCTAGACGATGCCGGAGCAAATTGGAATCAATATGCTTTCGACAAACTACTAGCCGAAACAGACACTAGTGAAGCTCGCACGAAGAGGTCGCGAAATCTCTTCTACGTATGCTGCTCAAGGGCAAAGGATAAGCTGATTGTGGTGAACATGGGCGCAACCAACCAGACAAAGATCGAAGCGCTTTTTGGAGCAACAGCGGTAGCGATGTAA
- a CDS encoding IS66-like element ISVsp4 family transposase: protein MRLREEQLRLALIKKYGPKGEGLGKDQALLLDLEPGVQEAEVALEVGLALADKTLPEAGRLEQEQAARLKKKKPGTPRYAQVHPGRHELPAHLPRVEVILPCLEAAQGELVGYEIKEELVIKPAEFFVRVLKREKRVIQLGDRRTVATAASPGRIVDKGQLANETVVELVVRKYADYLPVYRQLQGWERDHSVTVRQATATRAVMAAGALLQPLARAIGQELRQGPLIQADETRLPVLQDLGKGRNDVAWLWQYSIPGGLVYFEYQDNRAQAGARAYLKDYGGILQSDGYVVYDCLEGQVQRHAGCFAHVRRKFVEACQAAPKEVPCEPGLAVVASIGALYGVEERAREKQLKGQARLDYRQEQGVAQKLSSLKAQILEVRAKALLPQSLLAKACDYALNQWEKLEVYASHGEVEIDNNWCENAMRPVALGRKNWLHLGSHESGPKVAAILTVLASAQRLGLNVREYLGEALETLCDGEGFNITRIGELLPSRWKPKPASGLEPEAMPRDC from the coding sequence GTGCGCCTGCGTGAGGAGCAGTTGCGGCTGGCCCTCATCAAGAAGTACGGTCCCAAAGGCGAGGGCCTCGGCAAAGACCAGGCCCTGCTGCTGGATCTGGAGCCCGGCGTGCAGGAGGCCGAGGTGGCCCTTGAAGTGGGCCTGGCCCTGGCGGACAAGACCCTGCCCGAGGCTGGACGCCTGGAACAGGAGCAGGCCGCCCGGCTCAAAAAGAAAAAGCCCGGCACCCCGCGCTACGCCCAAGTGCATCCTGGGCGGCACGAACTGCCCGCGCATCTGCCGCGGGTGGAAGTCATCCTACCATGCTTGGAAGCGGCGCAAGGCGAACTGGTGGGCTATGAGATCAAGGAAGAGCTCGTCATCAAGCCTGCGGAGTTCTTTGTGCGGGTGCTCAAGCGCGAGAAGCGAGTCATCCAGCTGGGGGACCGTCGCACGGTGGCCACAGCCGCCTCCCCTGGGCGCATCGTCGACAAAGGGCAGCTGGCCAACGAGACGGTGGTGGAGCTGGTGGTGCGCAAGTACGCCGATTATCTGCCGGTGTACCGTCAGCTACAGGGGTGGGAGCGCGATCACAGTGTGACCGTGCGTCAGGCCACGGCGACGCGGGCGGTGATGGCCGCAGGAGCGTTGCTGCAACCTCTGGCGCGGGCCATCGGCCAGGAGCTGCGGCAGGGGCCGCTCATTCAGGCCGATGAGACGAGGCTGCCGGTGCTGCAAGATCTGGGTAAAGGCCGCAACGATGTGGCGTGGTTGTGGCAGTACTCCATCCCCGGAGGGCTGGTGTACTTCGAGTACCAGGACAACCGTGCCCAGGCGGGGGCGAGGGCCTATTTGAAGGACTACGGAGGCATCCTGCAAAGCGACGGCTATGTGGTCTATGACTGTCTGGAGGGGCAGGTGCAGCGGCATGCGGGATGTTTTGCCCACGTGCGACGCAAGTTCGTGGAGGCGTGCCAGGCCGCCCCCAAGGAAGTGCCGTGCGAACCGGGGCTGGCGGTGGTGGCCAGCATCGGCGCGTTGTATGGAGTTGAAGAGCGGGCGCGGGAAAAGCAGTTGAAGGGGCAGGCCCGTCTGGACTACCGGCAGGAGCAGGGTGTGGCGCAAAAGCTCTCCAGCCTCAAGGCGCAGATCCTGGAGGTGCGGGCCAAGGCCCTCCTGCCGCAGAGCCTGCTGGCCAAGGCCTGTGACTATGCGCTCAACCAGTGGGAGAAGCTGGAGGTGTATGCCAGCCACGGGGAGGTGGAGATAGACAACAACTGGTGTGAGAATGCCATGAGGCCGGTGGCGCTGGGGCGCAAGAACTGGCTGCATCTAGGAAGCCACGAGAGCGGGCCCAAAGTAGCGGCGATCCTGACGGTGCTGGCCAGTGCTCAGCGGCTGGGGCTCAACGTGCGGGAGTATCTTGGGGAGGCGCTGGAGACCCTGTGTGACGGTGAGGGGTTCAACATCACGCGCATCGGGGAACTGCTGCCCAGCCGCTGGAAGCCCAAACCTGCGTCAGGGCTCGAACCTGAAGCTATGCCACGGGATTGCTGA
- a CDS encoding ATP-dependent nuclease, translating into MRLETIEVRNFRLLRRLSIDLTKEKTTTILVGPNNSGKTSVMDALRLFAGVGSDALRITFHDLSQLRHRNLRWIETKLSRSKDAEEKIAVLKRFSPRMRLDLTFTYDESPADLVAATRLLMDLNPSTNKVRLRIEYALDNAKKLLDDFDNRQRKAQTLCEFLRDSFREYFKRTFFKISLNGQEVELLEESGLLNTLLRIDIVPAQRHVDDDDNSRSAKLSKLLHDHYERYYKVDNAAGYQALENAVTESASDLTVKYSLAFGRLTKRLKSFGYPSGQTAPDLRVRAELSTETIYRDNARIFYASEHAGKQGLKEKFELPEKYNGLGFKNLIYIVLQLESFRAAIDALTGEKPRVHIIAVEEPEAHLHPQMQTVFISEISKVLENDGGSTAQVLLSTHSSHMIAHSGFEPIRYFRRIGREVVIRDLSKLPLDHDDSDLLGFLRRYIRLTHCDLFFADKAIFVEGQVERLLLPMMIEELAKEEGCENLASQYISISEVGGGHAHKFKPIIDFLGIPTLIITDLDSVDGNGEKCPVADGEGTSNACLREWIPAKKTVGELRACVDHEKTRGSIRVAYQVTQERYCGRSFEEAFIYANIPWLTANFGKLSTTKAAIKKALKNGLATQAWDLSGKLGKVDFALDLISEPGWSTPLYIKQGLTWLAQFPSR; encoded by the coding sequence ATGCGTCTCGAAACGATAGAAGTCAGAAATTTTCGACTATTGCGCCGATTGTCGATCGACCTTACCAAGGAGAAGACGACGACAATTCTTGTGGGGCCAAACAACAGCGGGAAGACATCTGTGATGGACGCCCTCCGATTGTTCGCTGGAGTCGGCTCAGACGCCCTCCGGATTACATTTCACGATCTGTCCCAGCTACGGCACCGGAATCTAAGGTGGATCGAAACCAAGCTCAGCAGATCCAAAGACGCGGAGGAAAAGATCGCGGTCCTGAAGCGATTTTCGCCACGCATGCGCCTGGATCTAACCTTTACTTACGATGAAAGCCCAGCCGATCTTGTGGCCGCCACGCGGCTGTTGATGGACCTGAACCCAAGCACCAACAAGGTTCGGCTACGGATTGAATATGCACTGGACAATGCCAAAAAGCTGCTAGACGATTTCGACAATAGGCAACGGAAAGCACAAACTCTTTGCGAATTTCTTCGGGACAGTTTCCGTGAATACTTCAAACGGACCTTTTTCAAGATCTCCTTGAACGGTCAAGAGGTCGAATTACTCGAGGAAAGCGGGCTCCTCAATACCCTTCTGCGTATCGACATCGTGCCTGCACAGCGCCATGTCGATGATGATGACAACAGCAGATCGGCAAAGCTTTCCAAGCTACTGCACGATCACTACGAACGATATTACAAAGTTGACAATGCCGCTGGCTATCAAGCACTAGAAAACGCTGTGACAGAGAGCGCTAGCGATCTAACGGTCAAATACAGTCTTGCTTTCGGGCGTCTCACTAAACGCCTCAAGAGCTTCGGATATCCGTCCGGCCAAACAGCACCCGATCTTCGCGTCCGCGCCGAATTGAGTACCGAGACAATCTACCGTGACAACGCCCGCATCTTCTACGCAAGTGAGCATGCAGGGAAGCAAGGTTTGAAGGAGAAATTCGAACTCCCCGAAAAATACAACGGACTGGGCTTCAAAAACCTCATCTATATCGTACTTCAGCTCGAATCTTTCCGAGCGGCAATTGACGCACTCACGGGCGAAAAACCCCGCGTTCACATTATCGCTGTTGAGGAACCGGAGGCGCATCTCCATCCTCAGATGCAGACCGTTTTCATCAGCGAGATTTCCAAGGTGCTTGAAAATGACGGAGGCTCCACCGCTCAGGTCCTGCTTTCTACGCATTCGTCACATATGATCGCCCACTCGGGGTTTGAACCGATTCGATACTTCCGTCGAATCGGACGCGAGGTTGTCATACGAGACTTGTCGAAGCTCCCGTTGGACCACGATGACTCCGACCTGCTTGGATTTCTAAGGCGATATATCCGCCTGACCCATTGCGACCTGTTTTTCGCAGACAAAGCGATCTTTGTTGAGGGCCAGGTCGAGAGGTTGCTATTGCCGATGATGATCGAAGAGCTCGCCAAGGAAGAGGGTTGCGAAAACTTAGCCAGCCAATATATCAGCATATCCGAGGTCGGGGGAGGTCACGCCCACAAGTTCAAACCGATCATTGATTTTTTAGGCATACCGACTTTGATCATTACCGACTTGGATTCCGTGGATGGAAATGGAGAAAAATGCCCAGTAGCCGACGGCGAAGGCACAAGCAATGCCTGCTTGCGCGAATGGATTCCAGCAAAAAAGACCGTCGGCGAACTACGTGCATGCGTTGACCACGAGAAAACACGTGGAAGCATCCGAGTTGCCTATCAGGTAACCCAAGAGCGCTACTGCGGTCGCTCGTTCGAAGAGGCTTTCATTTATGCTAACATTCCTTGGCTTACAGCCAACTTCGGCAAACTCAGCACCACCAAAGCTGCAATCAAGAAGGCCTTGAAGAATGGCCTCGCAACCCAGGCCTGGGACTTGAGTGGGAAGCTCGGGAAGGTGGATTTTGCCCTCGATCTAATCAGCGAGCCTGGTTGGAGCACCCCCCTCTATATTAAACAGGGACTTACTTGGCTCGCACAATTTCCATCAAGATGA
- the tnpB gene encoding IS66 family insertion sequence element accessory protein TnpB (TnpB, as the term is used for proteins encoded by IS66 family insertion elements, is considered an accessory protein, since TnpC, encoded by a neighboring gene, is a DDE family transposase.), which produces MLSLGPATKVHLLAGATDMRLGFEGLLALASGLLREDPLSGHLFVFCNKHRTRLKALYWDGSGLWVCAKRLEKGRFHWPQPPAQGASRKVVLTQAELTLLLAGIDLEGTQRRAWHRVG; this is translated from the coding sequence ATGCTAAGCCTGGGTCCTGCCACCAAAGTCCATTTGCTGGCAGGCGCCACCGACATGCGCCTTGGGTTTGAGGGGCTGCTCGCCCTGGCTTCTGGTCTGTTGCGCGAGGATCCTTTGAGCGGTCACCTCTTTGTCTTTTGCAACAAGCACCGCACCCGTCTCAAGGCCCTCTACTGGGACGGCTCGGGCTTGTGGGTGTGCGCCAAGCGGCTGGAGAAGGGGCGCTTCCACTGGCCGCAGCCCCCAGCGCAAGGAGCTTCACGCAAGGTGGTGCTCACCCAGGCGGAGCTCACTTTGCTGCTGGCGGGCATTGACCTGGAAGGCACCCAACGGAGGGCCTGGCACCGGGTCGGGTGA
- a CDS encoding DUF1353 domain-containing protein, translated as MQNHPKQPYALPIPSPDDGPLYRVTSDWSYVWKINRRTYRLRVPRGFEFDGASVPWWMWSLLRVPPDGLHRAAALAHDYLYRHVGRVPLGHQQELIRGKWMDCTSPWLREEADALFARILRECGVSMVRRRLMYLGVRIFGKSSWKTRIV; from the coding sequence ATGCAGAATCACCCTAAGCAACCCTACGCGCTTCCAATTCCATCGCCTGATGATGGCCCTCTCTATCGGGTCACATCAGATTGGAGCTATGTTTGGAAGATCAACAGGCGAACCTATCGCCTTAGGGTTCCCAGAGGCTTTGAGTTCGACGGCGCTTCCGTGCCCTGGTGGATGTGGTCACTGTTGCGCGTTCCTCCGGATGGGCTCCATAGGGCTGCGGCTCTGGCTCACGACTACTTGTATCGCCATGTTGGACGGGTCCCTCTGGGGCATCAGCAAGAGTTGATTCGGGGGAAGTGGATGGACTGCACCTCTCCGTGGCTGCGTGAGGAAGCGGATGCCCTCTTTGCGCGGATTCTCCGGGAGTGTGGCGTGAGCATGGTTCGACGGCGGCTCATGTACCTCGGTGTCCGGATCTTTGGCAAAAGCAGTTGGAAGACAAGAATCGTATGA
- a CDS encoding Ig domain-containing protein, with amino-acid sequence MAAPVIDPTTSILAYRVGEHFVYQPAATNSPTSWTAEGLPAGLAITSGTGRISGAATEAGVYNVALRAINGDGASAPLFVAIGIETSAYRPDAFVEVNVDISTGKVSLVGGEVSETAVLFGKKGDWLMLSVGFVKGGILQDLPVSVLTYVIKEYDLEGILVQSAGDFEKIGSYEATRYRIVCHLDPVPVGNALINYDDDKGTSFDAVSELRWGILHELPGDEDPAEFERSSQNFTTAIWRDLAPDLA; translated from the coding sequence ATGGCTGCACCTGTCATCGATCCAACTACATCCATCCTCGCCTACCGGGTTGGTGAGCATTTCGTTTATCAGCCCGCTGCAACAAACTCCCCCACGAGCTGGACGGCTGAGGGGCTTCCTGCGGGCCTTGCTATCACCTCCGGGACGGGGCGGATCAGCGGGGCAGCTACTGAGGCGGGTGTCTACAACGTCGCCTTGAGGGCGATCAATGGAGACGGGGCGAGTGCTCCGCTCTTCGTGGCTATCGGCATCGAGACGAGTGCCTATAGGCCCGACGCGTTCGTTGAGGTGAATGTGGACATTTCCACGGGGAAAGTTTCTCTGGTTGGGGGTGAGGTCAGTGAGACGGCTGTGCTCTTCGGAAAAAAGGGTGACTGGCTGATGTTGTCGGTTGGCTTCGTCAAGGGTGGCATCTTGCAGGATTTGCCTGTTTCAGTGCTGACGTACGTCATCAAGGAATATGACCTTGAGGGTATTCTTGTGCAGAGTGCAGGCGACTTTGAGAAGATTGGGTCCTATGAGGCAACGCGTTATCGCATCGTGTGCCACCTCGACCCGGTGCCGGTTGGCAATGCCCTGATCAACTACGATGACGACAAGGGCACGAGCTTTGATGCCGTGAGTGAATTGCGGTGGGGCATCTTGCATGAGCTTCCGGGCGATGAAGATCCCGCGGAATTCGAACGGTCTTCCCAGAACTTCACAACGGCGATCTGGCGCGATTTGGCTCCCGACCTGGCTTGA